The Juglans microcarpa x Juglans regia isolate MS1-56 chromosome 2D, Jm3101_v1.0, whole genome shotgun sequence DNA window ATCCTCATCAATAAGGATCACATTGGAGCATATGTTCTGATGCAAAATTGGAAGGTGGCACCCATGATGCAGCCAAGCAAGACCCCTTGCCGCACCCAAACTAATCCTAAACCTACTTGGCCAGTCCATTGCATCCCCACTTCCATGCAACAAAGAATACAAAGACCCATTAGACATGTACTTATAGACCAAGAGCTTCTCTTCCTCCACCACGCAAAACCCCAAAAGGGGTGCCAAATTGGGGTGTTTAAGCTGGCCTAATCGATTCATCTCCAAACGAAACTGCTTCTCCCCAAGCTTACAAGTACTCAAACGCTTGATCGCAAGTGCCGACCCATCAGGCAGCACTGCCTTATAGGTAGTCCCCGTTCTAGTGGTAATACTTATATTTTCTGGGCTGAAATTGTTGGTGGCCGCCATCAAATCTGCCAATTTAACCTTGACAAGCGGTTTCTGAAACAAGGAAACTTGAACAAGCTTGTGAGTCCTCAACCTCTCAGCCCAATCATCATCTCTTCCAAACCCATACCTTCTCCTAGTCCTCTTACTCAACCTGAAATGGTACCACCACCACACCCCAAAACCCAGCAACAGAGACCACGCCGCACCAAACACTCCGGCAGCAATTATAATCGTCAAATTCTTCTTATTCAACCCACCGCACTTCCCCAAAGGTCCTCCACAAAGCCCATCATTCCCAGTAAAACCGGCCTTATCAAACGTGTCGAAATACGACGGCACCCTGCCCGTAAGATCATTATTCGCCACTGAAAATTTATTCAGCCTACCCAAACTAGATAGCCCGTCAGGTATGGTACCAGAGAGCTTATTATCCGACATCATCAGAGTATTCAGATAAGTACAATATGCAAGTTCGGGTGGGATAGGACCGGAAAGACCGTTATTAGATAGATCCAAGTTTACTAAGAAAGGCAACCAGGTACATGTTTCTTTAGGTATCGTACCGTTCAGGTCGTTGGCCGAGAGATCCAGGTTCTGCATGTTTCCGCAGTATTTCAAGGACTCCGGAACCGTGCCTGACAGCTTCATGTCGCGGAGTTGGAGGCCTAATATGCGGTTCTCGCGGTCATTCCAGCAAGTGACCCCGACGAACTTGCATATGAAGCCCGCGGACCTGTTGTTGAAGCTCCAAGAGCTGAGCTTCCCCAGTGGATCGTTCAGTGAGTTCTTCAAACCTTCGAGGCACTTGAAGTCGTCTAATTCCACCACCTGCGCCTTAGAAGCATAACACGCGAGAAACAACGCAATCGGCAGGATGGCAAAGTTAAATATCACGAGAAACTTGTTGGCATCGCTCAAACTACTCATGCTGATCATCAAAAGCGAAACAAAACCAGCacccaattttcaaatatgCAGTTTCTAAGACTAAAAGAActcaaaaccataaaaaaaaagtccaagaaAGGCGATGAATGTTTACGCGTACGACTGTTGGAAGCGGTAAGGGGGAGAAATCAGGGCCATTGACTTGGTGCGGTAGGAGAGGAAGTACTACTGGAGAAGAATTGGCATCTCGAACTTAATCTCAATTCCGTAAGGAGTGGGTTGGATGGTGTAATTATTGTTGGTATGGTTGATGAATTGTTTTTCAATGGGTTAGTGTGTACTAGATCTGATTGATAATTACAACTTGTTTGACTAAGGTTTGTTTGATTAGAGGACTCTAATTAAAGGCGTTTTTGACCAAAAGGCTGTAGACTGACCAGGTCCATTGAGAATGCCTGGTTGGATGCAGGAGCTCCACCAGAAAAGAATTGATACTCTTGCCGTCTTCATATGTTCATCTCTGTGGAATTTTCCTTTTCTAGACAGCCAATCAGAAACTGGCACTTTTTTCCATTTGGGAGTACTGGGTGGAGAAGGTTTGGACTGTAGGTGGATTTCTACATGTGGGTGCATGGATCGAAACGGTCGTATTGGTTTAGAAGGGAAACCAACGATCATATGattataaagataataatattgtaatcaTAAATACCATCATTAGAAAATGGATCATTCCTTATATATTAATCTTGAAACGAAATGACCCAAGAATACATCTTATTGCAGAGAAATGAACAATTTTCATcgtagataattttttaaatgaatatatgtttataactTAAATGTGTGATGGGATTTCAAGGAATAAAGGAGACTTTGTCGTTCCATGGAATCCAGAGTGCTCATTAGTTTGAAAAATCATACGACTTTgcttttttaaagaaagcatACTAAACCAAGTATTTCTGCAACAAAATTAGAGTTGGGGATTATCATGAATTTTAGcctaacttataatatttacTTCTAATATATTTTAGCGTCGTGATTGGGGCTTTGAAAATTCTGAAACGGGAGAGTGGTCAAAGATGAAGCAGTAAATGTTACGTTTGCAAGGTGTCAGGCTGTTTGGATACAAAATACTCTCTATCAtccatcattataatttttttaaattcttatataaaatataataaataatttaaaattttaaaatattaaaataataatattattaaaaaaataatattttaataatattttattcaactcatctaaaatcatatcgtctcatctcatctcattatctaaacaaatAATCTGTATGTATGGCTTGTTCCTCCAAAAATAGTATAGATTTTaaaatctcgtttgttttcataattatcattatctcatctcatttaattattacaactttctcaaatcttatacaaaataaaataaataatttaacttttcaaatattaaaataaaaataatattaaaaaatatattttaataatattttatttaacttttaactcttattttaactcttctcatttcatctataaCAACAAACTAATCCCTGTCACGAACAGATTTGTTGCGGTCAAAGTGTCAAACACTTGCAGAAGTGAAGTGAATATTACGGAAGTTGCGAAGCTTTCGGCCTAATTTAACTACCGACCCAGTTCAG harbors:
- the LOC121250083 gene encoding inactive LRR receptor-like serine/threonine-protein kinase BIR2 isoform X1, producing MALISPPYRFQQSYAMSSLSDANKFLVIFNFAILPIALFLACYASKAQVVELDDFKCLEGLKNSLNDPLGKLSSWSFNNRSAGFICKFVGVTCWNDRENRILGLQLRDMKLSGTVPESLKYCGNMQNLDLSANDLNGTIPKETCTWLPFLVNLDLSNNGLSGPIPPELAYCTYLNTLMMSDNKLSGTIPDGLSSLGRLNKFSVANNDLTGRVPSYFDTFDKAGFTGNDGLCGGPLGKCGGLNKKNLTIIIAAGVFGAAWSLLLGFGVWWWYHFRLSKRTRRRYGFGRDDDWAERLRTHKLVQVSLFQKPLVKVKLADLMAATNNFSPENISITTRTGTTYKAVLPDGSALAIKRLSTCKLGEKQFRLEMNRLGQLKHPNLAPLLGFCVVEEEKLLVYKYMSNGSLYSLLHGSGDAMDWPSRFRISLGAARGLAWLHHGCHLPILHQNICSNVILIDEDFDARIMDFGLARLMTTTHSIESSFVNGDLGELGYVAPEYGSTLVASPKGDAYGFGVVLLELVTGQKPLDVSTAEEGFKGNLVDWVNQLSTSGQIKNAIDMALCGKGHDEEILQVLKIACNCVVSRPKDRWSMYQVYQSLKSMSGDHGFSEQDDEFPLIFGTPGNDSGAMKEEA
- the LOC121250083 gene encoding inactive LRR receptor-like serine/threonine-protein kinase BIR2 isoform X2, producing MALISPPYRFQQSMSSLSDANKFLVIFNFAILPIALFLACYASKAQVVELDDFKCLEGLKNSLNDPLGKLSSWSFNNRSAGFICKFVGVTCWNDRENRILGLQLRDMKLSGTVPESLKYCGNMQNLDLSANDLNGTIPKETCTWLPFLVNLDLSNNGLSGPIPPELAYCTYLNTLMMSDNKLSGTIPDGLSSLGRLNKFSVANNDLTGRVPSYFDTFDKAGFTGNDGLCGGPLGKCGGLNKKNLTIIIAAGVFGAAWSLLLGFGVWWWYHFRLSKRTRRRYGFGRDDDWAERLRTHKLVQVSLFQKPLVKVKLADLMAATNNFSPENISITTRTGTTYKAVLPDGSALAIKRLSTCKLGEKQFRLEMNRLGQLKHPNLAPLLGFCVVEEEKLLVYKYMSNGSLYSLLHGSGDAMDWPSRFRISLGAARGLAWLHHGCHLPILHQNICSNVILIDEDFDARIMDFGLARLMTTTHSIESSFVNGDLGELGYVAPEYGSTLVASPKGDAYGFGVVLLELVTGQKPLDVSTAEEGFKGNLVDWVNQLSTSGQIKNAIDMALCGKGHDEEILQVLKIACNCVVSRPKDRWSMYQVYQSLKSMSGDHGFSEQDDEFPLIFGTPGNDSGAMKEEA